From the genome of Aerococcus urinaehominis:
TAATGTTTTTAACCATAAAGGCATTATATTCAGGGACTAAGTCTGGATCATCGACTACTAAGTCAAAATCAGCCTGTAGGTCTCCTGAAAAAGCTGACATATCAACTTCAGGAAGGCTAACTGCTTTATCGTATATCGCGGCCACTTCATGGGCAACCCCGTACATAGATAGGGCATCGGCCCGGTTAGGGGTAATATCCACCTCGATAACTGGATCATCTAAATGCAGGTAGTCAACAATTGATGTGCCAATTGGCGCATCCTCATCCAAGACCATAATCCCATCTGCGTAGGCTTTGGGCACCACTGCGTTTGAAATGCCTAACTCTTCTAGGCTACAAATCATCCCCATGGAAACTTGGCCTCTTAATTTCCCTTTTTTAATTTTTACATTACCAGCAATCCGTGAGTTAGGCAGCGCCACAATGACCTTTTGACCAGCTGCGACATTAGGGGCACCACATACAATCTGATAAGCTTCTTCCTCGCCCACATCTACTTGACAGATATGGAGGTGGTCTGAATCGGGGTGGTCCTCGCATTCAAGTACATGGCCAACAACTATTTTCTTCAAGCCAGCGCCGAGATTATCAACACCCTCTACTTCTAGACCTGTTAATGACATATCCTGGCTAAGACGGTCCACATCAATATCAGACAGGTCAACTAGGTCTTTCAACCATTGATAAGAAATATACATAGACTAAACTCCTTTAAGAAAACTGTTTTAAGAAACGTAAGTCATTTTGGTAGAAGTGGCGGATATCATCCACTCCATACTTGAGCATGGCTACTCGGTCAGGTCCTAAGCCAAAGGCAAAACCGGTGTATTTTTTACTATCCAAGCCAGACATTTCTAAGACATTTGGATGAACCAAGCCACCACCCAAAATTTCAATCCAACCAGTCTGCTTACAGATATTACATCCTTGGCCGCCACACTTAAAGCAAGAAATATCAATTTCTACTGACGGCTCAGTAAAGGGGAAGTAGCTCGGACGAAGACGAATTTCTCGGTCCTCACCAAAGACATGTTTGGCAAATACTTCTAGTGTCCCCTTAAGATCGGCTAGTGTTATATTTTCTCCAACAACCAAGCCTTCAATTTGGTGGAATTGATGAGAATGGGTCGCATCATCATCATCACGGCGGTAGACCTTACCAGGACTGATCATCTTCAGTGGTCCTTGACTAAAATCATGTTGGTCCATGGTCCGAGCCTGTACCGGTGAGGTGTGGGTCCGCAAAAGAATTTCATCATTGATATAAAAGGTATCTTGCATATCACGAGCTGGATGGTTTTGCGGTAGGTTCATACGCTCAAAATTATAGTAGTCAGACTCTACTTCAGGGCCAGTGATTACCTCGTAACCAAGACTTAAGAACAAATCTTCAATCTCAGTCATCACCTGGCTAATAATATGAGGTGTACCAATTTTATCGGGTTCACCTGGCAGGGTAACATCTAGGGCTTCAGCAGCTAGTTGTTCATCCAAGGCAGCTGCTTCAAGTTTAGCCTCTTTTTCATCCAATAATTGGCCAACTTTTTGCTTCATATTATTGGCATAGGTCCCTACCTTAGGACGGTCTTCATTAGAGATATTTTTCATTTCTCTTAAGGCCTGAGTAATCGGGCCCTTCTTACCTAAATATTCAATTCTGATTGTTTTTATATCAGCCAAGCTTTCTGCCTGGTCAATCTTCTGATATAATTCTGCTTCGATTTCTTGTAAATTGGCAATGATGTCCATACTAAGCTCCTTTAATTATATTTGAGACAAAAAAACTCGCCCCTAAAAAGGGACGAGGAATCGCGGTACCACCCTAGTTTAGCCGGCAAACCGGCTACACTCATTCGCTATAACGCGCGACCGTGGTACCTTTTGTATCTACTCCCGGTACCCTCTCAGGAAGTGAAAGCGATTAGCTAAAATTGGGGTGGATTCCAGTCCAAGCCCACCCTTCCTGGACAATCTTACTGCTAAACACGTCTTCCGTCATTGAGTTCAATTCTTATTTTAGCTATAAAATGGTCGGGGGTCAATATCAAGAAACATTTTCTTGCGCTTTATCTAAACACACCCAGTCTTGAGCCCAAGTATGGAGATCAGCCAAAACTGGTTCCATAGCCTGGCCCATACTGGTCAAACCATAGCAATTACCCTTTGCTTGATAATTCCCCTGTTCATCACATTTGGCAACCAGACCTTGCTTGCTTAATTCTCGTAAACGCTCTATTAATACACGGTCAGAAATGCCCTCAATACTATCTCGCAATTGGCAAAAACGTTGGGGATGATTGATAAGATGGTAGATAATGGCACCATTCCATTTTTTACCTAAAATGTTAACTGCTACCTCTAACTTAGGGCACATACAGGCCGGTTCTACTTCACTCATTATTACTCTCCTCATTTTCTTCTATTGTATCTTCAATTTCTTCAGCAACGTCTTCAATTTGGTCAGATTGTCTTGCTGATCTAACACGCGGAAACACGATTCTTAATAAAAATTGCCTGAAAGCTTTTAGTAACTGTCTAGTGGTTGGCCTAACATACTCATCAACAGCGACATATTTGTCGACAAAGGTCACCACAAAAGACTCTTTATAACGCGGCAATTTTGCTGTAGCCAACCACATATGTTTCAGGATAATATCTTCTTCTTTCGGTGTTAAATCAGTCACTAAACGCGCATTAATCAATGCAATCTTGGGATGATTGGTTAGGTGGTTCCCTTTTGAAAAACTGACTTCACCTTGTTGGTAATAAAATAAATCGTGTAAAAGACCAGCGTGAGCCACCGCTACATAATCCCAGCGTAAGGCCTTGCAGATTTTGTAACTATAATAAGCTACCGCAAATGAATGAACATAGCGGTTACCATGAATATGCTGGGGGTACCTTTTTAAATCAGTAACAAAAGGGTGGTCCTTGATATCGGCGATAATTGCTTGAAAATGCACATCACTTTTCCAAGCATAATCTTGATCCGGCATCTTACCACTTCCTTCCTAGTCCAAATTATTAAAATGTTGCATGAAAATACCACCAGCAACAGCTACATTAAGAGATTCTGCGCCCGGACCCATCGGGATATAAGCCTGGCTGTCAGCCATATCTATGAAATCTTGGCTCACGCCCTGCCCTTCATTACCTAAAATAATGGCCCAAGCTTGGTCTAAGTTTAGGTCGTTGATGCTAGTAGCATGATCATCTAAATTAGAAGCCACCAATTGATAACCTTGCGCCTGTAACTGGGGGAGCAATTCATCAAGGTCAGCCTGGTAACAGTTCAAATAAAAGTGGCTCCCCTGGGCTGATCGCAGTGTTTTTTCATTATATAGGTCGACGCTACCCTTACCTAAGACTAACCCGCCATAATTAAAAGCTGCTGCAGTCCTAATAAGCGTTCCAACATTCCCTGGATCTTGGACCTGGTCTAAAATTAATAGGGGGGCTTGGTCAAAAATTGGTTGAGGAGTTTTCATCGCAACTACGGCAAAAACTGCCTGGGTAGTGGGCGTTTGACTCAAATAGTCTGCTAAGTCTGGGCTAATTTCTTCAACCGTATAGGCTGATATATCTAAATTGTCAGGTAAGCTACGCTGGGCAGCTGCTGTTACTAGTATTAACTTGATAAGTTGTTGACTTTGGACGGCCATTTCCAATAAATGCGGCCCCTCAATGAGATAAGCCTGGGCTTGGCGTCTTCCCTTGCGACTAGTAAGTTTCTTTGCTGCTTTTATAAGTGGGTTTTGTTTAGAACTAATCATTATTTTGCTAGCTCATAAATTGCTTCAGCATAAATAGCTGTCGCCGCCCATAGATCATCTAAGTCAATAAATTCATTGGCTTGGTGCATGGTGTCAACACTATCAGGGAACATAGCCCCATAAGCGACACCACGATCAAGCAAGCGGCCATAAGTACCCCCACCAATTGACATTTCATGGGCTGGCAGACCAGTTTGCCGGTGATAAACATCTAATAGGGTCTCTACCAAGGGGTCGTCTGCCGGCACATAATGCGGTGGTTTATTGGTCTTACTACCAACTTGGCTTGTAAATCCATATGTTTCTCCCCATTTAACAAGTTGCTTATCAATATCACTAAAGTCTAAGCCCTTAGGGACACGTATATTTAGGAGAATATGGCCACCAGTTTGGTCTCCTTTAAAGACACCAGGATTCATAGTCAACCGGCCCATAATATCATCTTCATGGGCAATCGCCAATTTTTCACCAAAGTGATCGTCTTTTAAGAGCTGACTAGTGAAGCTTAAGAAGGCTTGGTCATTACCAGCAAAATCTAACTGAGTGAGTAAGTCTGCTAAGTAGGCGCCAGCATTAAGGCCATTTTCAGGTTGAGCCCCGTGCGAAGCTTGGCCCTTCAGCTTAATGTCAACTTGACCATTATCCAGTTGATTCAGGATAACTTCTACTTGGTTGGTCTGGGCATAGTGGTCCACCTGGTCCTGACTAGTCTCCAAATTAAGCTTTGCCAAACGTGCAGTAGCCTGGGCTGGTACCATATTTTCACGTTGCCCAGCTTCAAAACTAAGTAAGTCTCCCGCCAAGGCTGGGAAGTCGAGACGGCTAGAATATAGCCCTTTTTCACCATTAATAATTGGGAAATTAGCATCAGGTGAAAAACCAAAGTCTGGTTTAGACTCTTCAGCAAAATAGGCATCCATGCACTGCCAGTTGGATTCTTCGTCCGTTCCAATAATAAAGCGGACTTTTTTGCTAAGTGGTAGCTGTAAATCCTTGATAATCTTTAGACCGTAGTAGGCAGCCATTAGTGGCCCCTTATCATCACTAGCCCCTCTGGCATAAAGCCGGTTGTCCTTAACCACTGGCTTAAAAGGGTCAGTGTCCCAGAGGTTATCAACCGGAACGACATCGACATGCGCAATGACACCAAGAATTTCATCACCTTCACCATAATCAGCATGGCCAGCTAAATTAGCAACCGACTTAGTCGTAAAACCATCTTGCTTGGCTAAGTCTAAAAAGGCCGTTAAGGCCGCTTTAGGCCCGGGCCCAACTGGTGCATCAGCTGTAGCTAAATCATCATTGCGAATACTTTCAATACTTAATAAGTCACTTAAATCTGCTAGCAGATCATCCTTACGACTTTCCACTTCTGCTTTCCAATCTATGGCCATAATTACTCCTCCTATCATGACCCTTATTATACCACATAAAATTTCAAGTCTCAGACCTTGCGCTTACTAAATACTAGCTAAATTGAAATTTAAAAAGCAGGCCCAATCTTAATTTACAAAAAACGAAACAATAACTTAAAAAGACCTGTGATTAAAATCACAGGCCTCGTCATATAAACATATTATATTTAGGCTTGATCTAAAAATAATTGATAAGCCTCTTCGCGAAATAGCGGCAAATATTCCCCTATTTCCAAGTTATCTGGTAGTAGACATTGACCCATGCGGATACGTTTTAAATAGCTAACTTCTTTACCAACTGCTTCAAACATACGTTTGACCTGGTGGAACTTACCTTCAGTTAAAATAACCCGAACATAAGAAATTTGCCGGTCTTGGTCTAGGCCATCAATAAACAGTTGGCTAGGTTTAGTTTTCTGGTCTTCGCCAATATCAAGCCCTTGCTTAAAGGCCTTTTGGTCAGCCTCGGTCACTAAACCTAAAACTTCTGCATAGTATTCCTTTTCCACCTCATGGCGGGGAGAGGTCACCTGATGAGCTAAATCACCATCGTTAGTAATTAATAATAAGCCCTCAGTATCAACATCAAGGCGACCTACCGGGAAAGGCTGGTAGATTGCCTCAATCTCCTCCTCTAAAAGGCTAATTACTGTCGGATAGAGTCCCGGCTTAGTTGATGAAATATAGCCCGCTGGCTTATTGAGTAAATAATAAATATAAGGCTCATATTGGATAAATTCATCATCCAAGCTGACAGTATCCAAGACCTCGTCAACATGTTGATTGGGACCCTGGGCTAGTTGCCCATTTACCGTAATGCGACCCGCCCTAATCAGCTTTTTAACTTCCTTACGTGAATAAATGGTCTGTTGGCTAATTAATTTATCTAGTCTCATCGCTAACTCCTTCAATAACTAAAAGCTTTCTAAGTTGATCAGCCTTATTTCCTATCAACAAGTCTAATTTACGGTAGTGAAGGGTGCCGACCAGAAAAACCCAGCCGCCGACTAGAGCAACGACCAAGATTTGTAAAAGACTACCCAGTAAGTTGGTAGGACCTGTAAAGAAATGAAGGGCCTTAAAGGTAAGCCAAGCCACTAATGTCATTAGTATACTAACCCAAACAATCG
Proteins encoded in this window:
- a CDS encoding phosphohydrolase, with the translated sequence MPDQDYAWKSDVHFQAIIADIKDHPFVTDLKRYPQHIHGNRYVHSFAVAYYSYKICKALRWDYVAVAHAGLLHDLFYYQQGEVSFSKGNHLTNHPKIALINARLVTDLTPKEEDIILKHMWLATAKLPRYKESFVVTFVDKYVAVDEYVRPTTRQLLKAFRQFLLRIVFPRVRSARQSDQIEDVAEEIEDTIEENEESNNE
- a CDS encoding winged helix-turn-helix transcriptional regulator yields the protein MSEVEPACMCPKLEVAVNILGKKWNGAIIYHLINHPQRFCQLRDSIEGISDRVLIERLRELSKQGLVAKCDEQGNYQAKGNCYGLTSMGQAMEPVLADLHTWAQDWVCLDKAQENVS
- the pheS gene encoding phenylalanine--tRNA ligase subunit alpha, with protein sequence MDIIANLQEIEAELYQKIDQAESLADIKTIRIEYLGKKGPITQALREMKNISNEDRPKVGTYANNMKQKVGQLLDEKEAKLEAAALDEQLAAEALDVTLPGEPDKIGTPHIISQVMTEIEDLFLSLGYEVITGPEVESDYYNFERMNLPQNHPARDMQDTFYINDEILLRTHTSPVQARTMDQHDFSQGPLKMISPGKVYRRDDDDATHSHQFHQIEGLVVGENITLADLKGTLEVFAKHVFGEDREIRLRPSYFPFTEPSVEIDISCFKCGGQGCNICKQTGWIEILGGGLVHPNVLEMSGLDSKKYTGFAFGLGPDRVAMLKYGVDDIRHFYQNDLRFLKQFS
- a CDS encoding pseudouridine synthase; the encoded protein is MRLDKLISQQTIYSRKEVKKLIRAGRITVNGQLAQGPNQHVDEVLDTVSLDDEFIQYEPYIYYLLNKPAGYISSTKPGLYPTVISLLEEEIEAIYQPFPVGRLDVDTEGLLLITNDGDLAHQVTSPRHEVEKEYYAEVLGLVTEADQKAFKQGLDIGEDQKTKPSQLFIDGLDQDRQISYVRVILTEGKFHQVKRMFEAVGKEVSYLKRIRMGQCLLPDNLEIGEYLPLFREEAYQLFLDQA
- a CDS encoding TrmH family RNA methyltransferase encodes the protein MISSKQNPLIKAAKKLTSRKGRRQAQAYLIEGPHLLEMAVQSQQLIKLILVTAAAQRSLPDNLDISAYTVEEISPDLADYLSQTPTTQAVFAVVAMKTPQPIFDQAPLLILDQVQDPGNVGTLIRTAAAFNYGGLVLGKGSVDLYNEKTLRSAQGSHFYLNCYQADLDELLPQLQAQGYQLVASNLDDHATSINDLNLDQAWAIILGNEGQGVSQDFIDMADSQAYIPMGPGAESLNVAVAGGIFMQHFNNLD
- the pepV gene encoding dipeptidase PepV translates to MAIDWKAEVESRKDDLLADLSDLLSIESIRNDDLATADAPVGPGPKAALTAFLDLAKQDGFTTKSVANLAGHADYGEGDEILGVIAHVDVVPVDNLWDTDPFKPVVKDNRLYARGASDDKGPLMAAYYGLKIIKDLQLPLSKKVRFIIGTDEESNWQCMDAYFAEESKPDFGFSPDANFPIINGEKGLYSSRLDFPALAGDLLSFEAGQRENMVPAQATARLAKLNLETSQDQVDHYAQTNQVEVILNQLDNGQVDIKLKGQASHGAQPENGLNAGAYLADLLTQLDFAGNDQAFLSFTSQLLKDDHFGEKLAIAHEDDIMGRLTMNPGVFKGDQTGGHILLNIRVPKGLDFSDIDKQLVKWGETYGFTSQVGSKTNKPPHYVPADDPLVETLLDVYHRQTGLPAHEMSIGGGTYGRLLDRGVAYGAMFPDSVDTMHQANEFIDLDDLWAATAIYAEAIYELAK